Proteins encoded in a region of the Candidatus Tanganyikabacteria bacterium genome:
- a CDS encoding DUF3419 family protein yields MGTKSLAAGSRPQGTRSLTSRIASRPFHRLIGYANCWEDAEILQEALQVGTGDRVLSITSGGCNTLALLLHDPDRVVALDFNPNQNHLLR; encoded by the coding sequence CCAAGTCACTGGCCGCCGGATCGCGCCCGCAAGGCACGCGGAGCCTGACGTCGCGCATTGCCTCCCGGCCGTTTCACCGCCTCATCGGCTACGCCAACTGCTGGGAAGATGCCGAAATCCTCCAGGAGGCCCTCCAGGTGGGGACCGGCGACCGGGTCCTGTCGATCACCAGCGGCGGCTGCAACACCCTGGCCCTGCTGCTTCACGATCCGGACCGGGTGGTGGCCCTCGACTTCAACCCGAACCAGAACCATCTGCTCCG